Sequence from the Pontibacter pudoricolor genome:
TACGATCACGCTGCACGATTGCGACTTTAGCACTTACCTGTACGAAGAAGAAATAATAGCCCGGATCACGATGCTGGCCGAACAGATCAGCAAAGAATATGAAGGCAAAAACCCACTATTCCTGGCTGTACTTAATGGCTCCTTTATGTTTGCGTCTGACTTATTAAAGCGGATAACTATACCTTGTGAGATTTCCTTTATCCGTTTGTCCTCTTATCAGGATATGGAAAGTACCGGAAGAGTAAGGGAAGTACTTGGCCTGACAGATAATGTGGAAGGCCGGCATATAGTGGTGCTGGAAGATATAGTAGATACCGGGCATACGGTACATAACCTGATCAACCAGTTGCAAGCCAGATTTCCGGCATCAGTAGAGATAGCCTCACTGTTACTAAAACCGGATTGCCTGCAGCACAAGTTAGATGTAAAGTATGTGGCCAAAGCTATACCTAACGACTTTGTGGTAGGTTACGGACTTGACTATAACGGCCTTGGC
This genomic interval carries:
- the hpt gene encoding hypoxanthine phosphoribosyltransferase, encoding MSPRTITLHDCDFSTYLYEEEIIARITMLAEQISKEYEGKNPLFLAVLNGSFMFASDLLKRITIPCEISFIRLSSYQDMESTGRVREVLGLTDNVEGRHIVVLEDIVDTGHTVHNLINQLQARFPASVEIASLLLKPDCLQHKLDVKYVAKAIPNDFVVGYGLDYNGLGRNLRDIYKIVS